A stretch of Colletotrichum lupini chromosome 2, complete sequence DNA encodes these proteins:
- a CDS encoding AIG2 family protein: protein MVSPDPPRLYFAYGSNLSPTQMSLRCPASTPLGLAHLPDHTFIINARRYANVVPNGPVNPAYLADADAAAAPTTDPASASAPAAPSAPPSAAPGVYGVLYALPPQDEATLDRCEGVPNAYQKQDLAVSIANLASKGIGAASAAAGLAPGSNVTALVYVDTERTEPSTPRAEYVDRMNRGVDEATERFGLPRGYVDDVIRGYIPAAAAASSEEDTKTIKDPFLEIS from the coding sequence ATGGTCTCACCGGACCCCCCTCGCCTCTACTTCGCCTACGGCTCCAACCTCTCCCCAACCCAAATGTCCCTCCGCTGCCCCGCCTCCACACCCCTCGGCCTAGCCCACCTCCCAGATCACACATTCATCATAAACGCCCGCCGCTACGCCAACGTCGTCCCCAACGGCCCCGTAAATCCCGCGTACCTCGCCGATgccgacgccgccgccgcaccgACCACGGACCCGGCCTCGGCTTCCGCGCCTGCTGCACCCTCGGCTCCGCCCTCAGCGGCTCCAGGCGTCTACGGCGTCCTCTACGCCCTCCCGCCCCAAGACGAAGCAACCCTCGACAGGTGCGAAGGCGTGCCCAACGCCTACCAAAAACAAGACCTCGCCGTCAGCATCGCGAACCTCGCCTCCAAAGGCATCGGCGCCGCTTCTGCCGCCGCCGGTCTCGCACCGGGCAGCAACGTCACGGCACTGGTCTACGTCGACACCGAGAGGACGGAACCCTCGACGCCGCGGGCCGAGTACGTCGACCGGATGAACCGCGGCGTCGACGAGGCGACGGAGAGGTTCGGGTTGCCGCGGGGGTATGTCGATGACGTGATTCGGGGTTATATcccggctgctgctgctgcttcttCGGAAGAGGATACCAAGACCATCAAGGACCCGTTTCTCGAAATTTCTTGA
- a CDS encoding eukaryotic aspartyl protease: protein MKSTTLIALAASLLPTEGLVLRKSESSAPRVVGLDLHRATIPYTRNKRDMLRKRGSVQATLDNLETLYFVNGSLGTPAQPMRLHLDTGSSDLWVNTASSALCKGQGTPCSVSGTYSANDSSTYNYVGSWFNISYVDGSGATGDYVTDKFTIGGSTLTDFQFGVGYTSSSAQGILGVGYKVNEVQVGRAGLASYDNLPAKMVSQGLIQSSAFSLWLNDLDASQGNILFGGVDTERFEGELKTVPIQKESGSYAEFLITLTKVTLGSKTLDENMALAVLLDSGSSLTYLPDDMTTTIYSMVGAVYQQEEGVAFIPCSTANSGSNMTFTFSGQPITVPIDELVLDLVAITGKRTSFSNGVEACLFGIAPAGDGTNVLGDTFLRSAYVVYDIDNNEVSLAQTKFNATSTNVLEIGKGSSAVPSAVAVASPVSATDGIVRGGKNAAPSLAPLAASIFAGSIAFATGFSLYLF, encoded by the exons ATGAAGTCAACAACATTAATTGCCCTCGCGGCTTCACTACTACCCACGGAGGGACTCGTACTCAGGAAGAGCGAAAGCAGCGCACCAAGGGTGGTTGGATTGGACCTGCACCGCGCGACAATACCGTACACACGCAACAAGAGGGACATGTTGAGGAAGAGAGGTTCAGTGCAAGCGACTTTGGACAATTTG GAAACTTTGTATTTTGTGAACGGCTCTCTCGGAACACCAGCACAGCCTATGCGACTTCACCTCGACACCGGGAGTAGTGATCTCTGGGTTAACACTGCAAGTTCGGCTCTTTGCAAAGGTCAAGGCACGCCATGCTCCGTGTCCGGTACCTACTCGGCCAACGATTCGTCAACCTACAACTACGTCGGAAGCTGGTTCAACATTAGTTATGTCGACGGCTCGGGAGCGACTGGAGATTACGTGACGGATAAGTTCACCATTGGCGGATCTACTTTGACCGACTTCCAGTTCGGTGTCGGCTACACGAGTTCATCCGCGCAAGGCATCCTAGGAGTCGGATACAAGGTCAACGAAGTGCAGGTTGGGCGTGCCGGTTTGGCCTCCTACGACAACCTGCCCGCCAAGATGGTCTCTCAGGGCCTCATCCAATCCAGCGCCTTCAGCTTGTGGCTGAATGATCTGGACGCGAGCCAGGGAAACATTCTTTTCGGCGGAGTCGACACGGAGCGTTTCGAAGGCGAGCTCAAGACCGTACCCATCCAGAAGGAGTCTGGCAGCTACGCCGAGTTCCTCATCACCCTGACAAAGGTGACGCTCGGCTCAAAGACGTTGGACGAAAACATGGCCCTGGCCGTCCTGCTCGACTCGGGTTCCAGTCTCACGTACCTCCCCGACGACATGACCACGACAATCTACTCCATGGTGGGCGCCGTCTACCAGCAAGAAGAGGGCGTCGCCTTCATCCCCTGCTCCACGGCCAACTCGGGCTCCAACATGACCTTCACCTTCTCGGGCCAGCCCATCACGGTACCCATCGACGAGCTCGTGCTCGACCTCGTCGCCATCACCGGCAAGCGCACGTCCTTCTCCAACGGCGTCGAGGCCTGCCTCTTTGGCATCGCGCCCGCCGGCGACGGCACAAACGTCCTCGGCGACACGTTCCTGCGCTCGGCGTACGTGGTCTACGACATTGACAACAACGAGGTCTCGTTGGCGCAGACCAAGTTCAACGCCACGAGCACGAATGTTCTCGAGATTGGCAAGGGCAGCAGCGCCGTGCCGTCTGCCGTCGCCGTCGCGAGCCCCGTGTCCGCCACGGACGGCATCGTCCGTGGAGGAAAGAATGCCGCGCCGTCGTTGGCGCCACTGGCGGCGTCCATCTTTGCGGGGTCCATTGCCTTTGCGACTGGGTTCTCGCTCTACCTTTTCTAA
- a CDS encoding V-type ATPase — MDEIVFANLDRWCVSHPHLPPFQASQIPQYSQLTHLILQVHHTPQVHPPQAPLPFLIPSPPLTTTDKQSFFGAMGCISAIVFTVLGSSYGTAKSSAAIFSAGVLRPDRLMQNTLCAIMAQILSIYGLVAAVIIANRLVEKQALHTSFLQFAAGISVGLCGLAAGFAIGIVGDAGVRATNQQPRLYTGMVLILIFAEVLGLYGLIVSILLLSTSQTQVTDCSGS, encoded by the exons ATGGACGAAATCGTCTTTGCGAACCTGGACCGCTGGTGCGTATCACATCCCCATCTCCCCCCTTTCCAAGCGTCCCAAATCCCGCAATACTCGCAGCTAACGCACCTCATCCTCCAAGTCCATCATACTCCGCAAGTTCATCCCCCCCAAGCCCCCCTCCCCTTTCTCATCCCCTCTCCTCCTCTAACCACCACCGACAAACAGTCCTTCTTCGGCGCAATGGGCTGCATATCCGCCATAGTCTTCACGGTCCTCGGCTCCTCCTACGGCACCGCCAAGTCCTCCGCCGCAATCTTCTCCGCGGGCGTCCTCCGCCCCGACCGCCTCATGCAGAACACCCTCTGCGCCATCATGGCCCAGATCCTCAGCATCTACGGCCTCGTCGCCGCCGTCATCATCGCGAACCGCCTCGTCGAGAAGCAGGCCCTGCACACGAGCTTCCTGCAGTTCGCCGCGGGGATAAGCGTCGGCCTGTGTGGGCTTGCGGCGGGGTTCGCGATCGGGATCGTTGGCGATGCCGGAG TCAGAGCCACGAACCAACAACCGCGTCTATACACAGGCATGGTCCTAATCCTCATCTTCGCAGAGGTCCTAGGCCTCTACGGCCTCATCGTCTCCATCCTCCTGCTCTCGACTTCGCAAACGCAAGTCACCGACTGCTCAGGCTCCTGA
- a CDS encoding Pep3/Vps18/deep orange family protein translates to MALNPTDGFVAAGNGVLDLDDAALPMFIVERVQLQFSIAADFVAAQVANNVLVLALSNGRILRIDLNRPEDIDDIDLPKKPAEVGVIRRMFLDPTASHLLVCTALGENYYLHSQHKHPRALARLRGVSIESVAWNPSLPTASTREILLGAADGNIYEASIETTSEFYKKDIKLKNLHKLPDGPITGLWADTLPKRPDMRRVMIATQSRLFHLAGKVGSGHDSGGSVYTKLFESEQPVIHELSRASAAATSALVVSPDPPDQNPYEDEAHERAYAWLSAQGIFHGQLASSAEGKKIFNESSMLPRDKIGSSSDGSGSKRKATADYVEAIALTQWHIVSLIGGRVVATNRLTGEVVYDQIVLDPGQKAVSLSVDLQKNTFWMFTAQEIFEVVVRDEDRNIWQIMLKLQQFDSALQHAKTPAQRETVATSYGDHLVAKRQYMEAASVYGRSNKPFEEVALTFIDNNEPDALRKYLLAKLSTSKKAAVMQRIMIASWLVEIFMARLNSLDDTIITQAELADGLNPAQSREQLHAVQGEFQEFVNKYKSDLDRRTVYDVISSHGREQELLHFANAVNDYNYVLSYWVQRERWPEVLTVLKKQTDPEVFYRYSTVLMTHVASDLVEILMRHSDLKPRKLIPALLEYNRNFEGTPQQNQAVRYLQYVINQLNSKDSAVHNTLVSIYAQTSKDEAGLLSYLESQGEEPNYDPDFALRLCIQHHRTLSCVHIYTSMGQYLQAVDLALSHNEVELASVIADRPMSNPPLRKKLWLAVARKVISQSNGIKTAIDFLKRCDLLKIEDLIPFFPDFVVIDDFKEEICTALEDYGRNIDSLKKEMDESSQTATNIKVDIAALDHRYAIVEPGEKCYVCGLPLLSRQFFVFPCQHSFHSDCLGKRVLEQAGVGTSKRIRELQVQISKGLVNGAKREAMITELDSLVASACILCSEFAIKRINEPFVTPQDNLNEWRI, encoded by the exons ATGGCTTTGAACCCCACCGACGGCTTCGTCGCCGCCGGCAACGGGGTGCTCGACCTGGACGACGCCGCGCTGCCCATGTTCATCGTCGAGCGAGTCCAGCTGCAGTTCTCCATCGCGGCCGACTTTGTCGCCGCCCAGGTCGCGAACAATGTTTTAGTTTTGGCGTTATCCAACGGACGTATCTTGCGCATCGACCTTAATAGGCCCGAGGACATTGATG ACATTGACCTCCCCAAGAAACCGGCAGAAGTCGGCGTCATCCGCCGCATGTTTCTCGATCCGACCGCCTCCCACCTCCTCGTCTGCACGGCGCTCGGCGAGAACTACTACCTCCACTCCCAACACAAGCACCCGCGCGCCCTGGCCCGCCTGCGAGGCGTCTCCATCGAGAGCGTTGCCTGGAATCCCTCGCTGCCCACGGCGTCGACCCGCGAGATTTTGCTCGGTGCCGCCGACGGCAACATCTACGAGGCCTCCATCGAGACCACCTCGGAGTTCTATAAGAAGGACATCAAGCTCAAGAACCTGCACAAGCTCCCGGATGGACCGATCACGGGACTCTGGGCCGATACGTTGCCGAAACGACCGGACATGCGGCGGGTCATGATTGCGACGCAGAGCCGGCTGTTTCATTTGGCTGGCAAGGTCGGCAGCGGCCACGACAGCGGAGGGTCGGTGTACACGAAGCTGTTTGAGTCGGAGCAGCCCGTCATTCACGAGCTGTCGCGCGCCTCGGCCGCCGCCACGTCTGCGCTGGTCGTCTCGCCGGATCCCCCTGACCAGAACCCGTACGAGGACGAGGCGCACGAACGGGCCTACGCGTGGCTGTCTGCGCAGGGTATCTTCCACGGGCAGCTCGCCTCAAGCGCCGAGGGCAAAAAGATATTCAATGAGTCGAGCATGCTCCCGCGGGACAAGATTGGTTCGTCGTCTGACGGATCGGGAAGCAAGCGAAAAGCTACGGCGGATTACGTCGAGGCGATTGCGCTGACGCAGTGGCACATTGTCAGCCTGATTGGAGGCCGCGTGGTAGCCACGAATCGCCTGACTGGAGAGGTGGTCTATGACCAGATCGTGTTGGACCCGGGCCAGAAGGCTGTGAGCTTGTCTGTGGATCTGCAAAAGAACACATTCTGGATGTTCACTGCGCAGGAAATCTTCGAGGTCGTCGTCAGGGACGAGGACCGCAATATCTGGCAAATCATGCTGAAGCTGCAACAGTTTGACTCTGCGCTGCAGCATGCCAAGACGCCCGCGCAACGGGAGACGGTAGCGACCTCATATGGTGACCACCTCGTTGCTAAGCGGCAATATATGGAGGCCGCCTCGGTGTACGGACGCAGCAATAAGCCATTTGAAGAGGTGGCTCTTACCTTTATCGACAACAACGAGCCGGACGCTCTGAGGAAATATTTACTGGCGAAGTTGAGCACGTCGAAGAAGGCGGCCGTCATGCAAAGAATAATGATTGCGAGTTGGCTGGTAGAGATCTTCATGGCGAGGCTCAACTCGCTAGACGACACTATCATTACGCAAGCCGAGCTAGCGGACGGCCTCAACCCGGCGCAGTCGAGAGAGCAGCTCCACGCTGTCCAGGGCGAGTTCCAGGAGTTTGTCAACAAGTACAAGTCTGACCTCGACCGGCGGACAGTGTACGACGTGATCAGCAGCCACGGTCGGGAGCAAGAGCTGTTGCACTTTGCCAACGCCGTCAACGACTACAACTACGTCCTGTCGTACTGGGTTCAGCGCGAGCGGTGGCCCGAGGTACTGACGGTGCTGAAGAAGCAGACGGATCCTGAGGTGTTCTACCGGTACAGCACTGTGCTCATGACGCACGTCGCTTCGGACCTTGTTGAGATCCTCATGCGCCATTCCGACTTGAAGCCTCGCAAGCTGATTCCTGCGCTGCTGGAGTATAACCGCAACTTCGAGGGCACCCCCCAGCAGAACCAGGCCGTCAGGTATCTGCAGTATGTCATCAACCAGCTCAACTCCAAGGATTCGGCAGTACACAACACTCTTGTTTCGATATATGCACAAACCTCCAAAGACGAAGCTGGTTTGCTGTCATATCTAGAATCGCAGGGCGAGGAGCCGAATTACGACCCGGATTTTGCCCTTCGCCTGTGCATCCAGCACCACCGCACGCTGTCTTGCGTCCACATCTACACCAGCATGGGTCAGTACCTGCAAGCCGTCGACCTGGCGCTCTCGCATAACGAGGTTGAGCTGGCGTCTGTGATTGCCGACCGGCCCATGTCCAACCCGCCTCTGCGGAAGAAGCTCTGGCTCGCCGTCGCGCGCAAGGTCATTTCGCAGTCCAACGGCATCAAGACGGCCATTGACTTTTTGAAGCGGTGCGACTTGCTAAAGATTGAGGATCTCATCCCCTTTTTCCCGGACTTCGTCGTCATTGACGACTTCAAGGAGGAGATTTGCACGGCGCTCGAGGATTACGGGCGCAACATTGACTCGTTGAAGAAGGAGATGGACGAGTCGTCGCAGACGGCGACGAATATCAAGGTCGACATCGCCGCCTTGGATCACCGGTACGCCATTGTCGAGCCCGGGGAGAAGTGCTACGTCTGCGGGCTGCCGTTGCTGAGCAGGCAGTTTTTTGTCTTCCCCTGCCAGCACTCGTTTCACTCGGATTGTCTGGGCAAGAGGGTACTGGAGCAGGCCGGGGTCGGCACGAGCAAGAGGATCCGCGAGCTGCAGGTGCAGATTAGTAAAGGTCTGGTGAATGGCGCCAAGAGGGAGGCCATGATTACGGAGTTGGACTCGTTGGTGGCATCAGCATG TATTCTTTGCAGCGAGTTTGCCATTAAGAGGATTAATGAGCCATTTGTGACGCCACAGGATAACCTCAATGAATGGAGGATTTaa
- a CDS encoding methyltransferase, producing MARKRRTKKRNKGTSTRPDPAQGAESSMSTTDELASHSSDGLSSGMRDTGSAATEMTSVMGSTEDGSQAGLEADEEWNSQEEEGMEVDDDDNFSVFAPSHYPRPSESHRTEMPYMTSPNHQDMSSTRSFMERELDYQWENGRRYCGSHYHLPNDEWEMCRMSLIHRVYLHVFDGKLSTVPMENPQRILDVGTGIGEWAIGMADEFPNCEVIGTDISAIAPTSIPMNCFFEVDDAELEWERELNSFDLVHFRHMMGAFLDWNFIYKEAFKVIRPGGWIELLDWDDQQGFKKFLSEFPPTSEIHELSRDLTQAGVKAGRARGVAHMNPKLLTDAGFTDIKLTEHTIPINLESSEGKLWLIACIDGLEAECLRPLTKYMGWEPDHVKTACHNVAREMARLARDPIKSHGLIVKARVLVGRKPTTAVTPPRVYPIFNDDADETDDTAREDACSRHHDDDESAIETAV from the exons atgGCCAGGAAGCGGCGCACTAAGAAGCGCAACAAGGGAACCAGCACACGACCAGACCCCGCGCAGGGCGCCGAGTCCAGCATGTCCACCACCGACGAGCTCGCCTCCCACTCGAGCGACGGCCTGTCGAGCGGCATGCGCGATACCGGGAGCGCCGCCACCGAGATGACGAGCGTCATGGGCAGCACCGAAGATGGTTCGCAGGCCGGTCTCGAGGCCGACGAGGAGTGGAATTCgcaagaggaggagggcaTGGAGGTTGACGATGACGATAATTTTTCTGTGTTTGCGCCGAGTCACTACCCTCGACCGAGCGAGTCGCATCGCACCGAGATGCCCTACATGACGTCGCCAAATCACCAAGACAT GTCGTCAACGAGGTCATTCATGGAGCGAGAGTTGGACTACCAGTGGGAAAACGGTCGTCGATACTGCGGATCCCACTACCACCTTCCAAACGATGAGTGGGAAATGTGCCGCATGAGCTTAATCCACAGAGTCTATCTCCACGTTTTCGACGGCAAGCTGAGCACGGTACCGATGGAGAACCCACAGAGGATACTAGACGTCGGCACGGGCATTGGCGAGTGGGCGATAGGCATGGCGGACGAGTTCCCCAACTGCGAGGTCATTGGCACAGACATTTCCGCCATAGCGCCCACGTCAATACCGATGAACTGCTTCTTCGAAGTCGACGACGCCGAGCTCGAGTGGGAGCGCGAGCTCAACTCGTTCGACCTGGTACACTTCCGCCACATGATGGGCGCCTTCCTCGACTGGAATTTTATCTACAAGGAGGCCTTCAAGGTCATCCGCCCCGGCGGCTGGATCGAGCTGCTGGACTGGGACGACCAGCAGGGCTTCAAGAAGTTCCTCTCAGAGTTCCCTCCCACGTCCGAGATCCACGAGCTCTCGAGAGACCTGACGCAGGCGGGCGTCAAGGCCGGGCGGGCGAGAGGCGTCGCGCACATGAACCCGAAGCTGTTGACGGATGCCGGCTTCACCGATATCAAGCTGACGGAGCACACGATACCTATTAATCTCGAGTCAAGCGAGGGCAAGCTGTGGCTGATTGCCTGCATCGACGGCCTGGAAGCCGAGTGCCTGCGGCCGCTCACAAAGTACATGGGCTGGGAGCCCGATCACGTAAAGACGGCGTGCCACAACGTCGCGAGGGAGATGGCCCGCCTGGCGAGGGATCCGATCAAGTCGCATGGTCTCATCGTCAAGGCGCGCGTATTGGTGGGAAGAAAGCCGACGACTGCGGTCACGCCGCCGAGGGTGTACCCGATTTTTAACGACGACGCGGATGAGACGGATGATACCGCGCGTGAGGATGCTTGCAGCAGACACCATGACGATGACGAGTCCGCCATTGAGACGGCGGTCTGA
- a CDS encoding dTDP-glucose 4,6-dehydratase encodes MTQLNGQNRAPSTYSNGHGKFFQDGGIWKEAPLLKGTTKFEPLPDVKNIMITGGAGFIACWLVRHLTLTYPDAYNIISFDKLDYCSSLNNTRVLNEKSNFTFVHGDITNPTEVLHCLKRYNIDTVFHFAAQSHVDLSFGNSYGFTHTNVYGTHVLLESAKSVNIKRFIHISTDEVYGEVNDDDDDLLETSILAPTNPYAASKAAAEMLVQSYQKSFKLPVIIVRSNNVYGPHQFPEKIIPKFSCLLNRGQPVVLHGDGSPTRRYLFAGDAADAFDTILHKGQMGQIYNVGSYDEISNIDLCSHLLKEMKIPFSTTDEFKKWVKYTHDRPFNDHRYAVDGTKLRQLGWDQKTSFADGLRITVNWYRQFGEEWWGDITSVLTPFPVVQGLDVSADQEPVADSPPTPESKKRKVIDGANGTNGHSVRA; translated from the exons ATGACTCAACTCAACGGCCAGAACCGCGCGCCGAGCA CCTACAGCAATGGTCACGGCAAGTTCTTCCAGGATGGAGGTATTTGGAAGGAGGCGCCCTTGCTCAAGGGTACCACCAAGTTTGAGCCTCTTCCCGATGTCAAGAACATCATGATTACCGGCGGCGCAGGCTTCAT CGCATGCTGGCTCGTCCGtcatctcactctcacttACCCCGACGCATACAACATCATCTCATTCGACAAGCTGGATTACTGCTCATCACTGAACAACACTCGGGTTCTGAATGAGAAGTCAAACTTCACCTTTGTCCACGGCGACATCACCAACCCCACAGAAGTACTTCACTGCCTGAAGCGGTACAACATTGATACCGTCTTCCACTTTGCCGCCCAATCACACGTCGATTTGAGTTTCGGTAACTCATATGGATTCACTCACACCAACGTGTACGGCACCCACGTTCTGCTTGAGAGCGCCAAGAGCGTCAACATCAAGCGCTTCATTCACATCTCTACCGATGAGGTCTATGGCGAGGTGAacgatgacgatgacgacCTCCTCGAGACCAGCATCCTCGCACCCACGAACCCTTATGCTGCCTCCAAGGCTGCCGCCGAGATGCTTGTCCAGTCCTACCAGAAGAGCTTCAAGCTCCCCGTTATCATCGTGCGCAGTAACAACGTTTACGGACCGCACCAGTTCCCCGAGA AAATTATTCCCAAGTTCAGTTGTTTGCTGAACAGAGGCCAGCCTGTCGTCCTCCACGGCGACGGAAGCCCCACCCGTCGCTACCTGTTTGCTGGCGACGCGGCCGATGCATTTGACACCATCCTCCACAAGGGCCAGATGGGTCAAATCTACAACGTCGGATCCTACGACGAGATCTCCAACATTGACCTCTGCAGCCATCTCCTCAAGGAGATGAAGATCCCCTTCTCTACGACGGACGAGTTCAAGAAGTGGGTTAAGTACACACACGACCGTCCCTTCAACGACCACCGCTACGCCGTCGACGGCACCAAGCTGCGCCAGCTCGGCTGGGACCAGAAGACGAGCTTCGCCGACGGCCTGCGTATCACTGTCAACTGGTACCGCCAGTTCGGCGAGGAGTGGTGGGGTGACATCACCTCTGTTCTCACGCCTTTCCCTGTCGTCCAGGGACTGGATGTTTCCGCGGACCAGGAGCCCGTGGCCGACTCACCGCCTACTCCCGAGTCGAAGAAGAGAAAGGTGATTGATGGTGCCAACGGCACCAACGGCCACTCTGTTAGAGCATAG